The Anolis sagrei isolate rAnoSag1 chromosome 6, rAnoSag1.mat, whole genome shotgun sequence genome includes the window GGACTCTGCAGGAAGTTTTAGAAAAGGTTTCAGGCCTGCTATCTTTAAACAATAAAGCAGTTGTTTGAATATCCTTTGTAGAAAAAGTATGAAGAGTTTATGTATGAtatagaagagaaaaaggaagtatAAAATGCAATGGGTTCCTACTCTTCCCGTTCCCCCAAACAATGTGGTTATGATGGGAGTTGAGGCTGCAGTCAGCTGCAGACCAAGGACAGGTTTCAGGGGCCCACTGAGGCCCCTGAAACCCCAACTCTCCACTTAAAAAAGAATTTGGCATAATTCTGTGTGGCCTTTGCCCAAAATCTTCACAGAGAGCCTCCCTAAGTAGGCAAAAACATGTTCAGCCCCATGCAGAAAACAACTTAGCATCCACAAGTAACTGCATTTTCAATGGAATATTTTGCAAAATGGCTACAGGAAGTGACACAGCATCACTTCCAGTTGCCATTTTGGGAAGTTTCTGATGAGAATAGATGTCTTTGGGAATGCCATGGTGGAGCTTTAGCCTGGGGTGGAGTGAGGGTGGGCAGGAGCGAATGGGCCCTGGCCCCAGGAAGACCTTGGGGCCCTAGTGAGGAATTGCTCTGGTTCTTGAGCAAACTTCCTGTGTTCCAGGTGCTCCTTCGGTCCAAGTAAGACAAGCTCACAAGCCCAGTGACCACCACAGGTTCAGCAGAACAAAATCTGCCCGAGTGACAGTGGCAGACGCCCCGGAGGAGCCCCTGGTAGGTTTCCCGGCTCAGAAGAGTCACGACCGAGGAGGAGACCCCTCTTTCATGGCAGAATATGGTCCTCCTGCTGGAACATCCCCTcggagcagggcttccccaagGAAGGCAGCTAGCCAGCCCTTGGAGTCCGGGGAGGCCCCAAGGGACGTTTTGCGAGAGGCCTGGGACCTGGAAGCCTCGGCAgccttgaagaagaagaagaagaaacccaaACAGAAAAGGACCCAGCAGCAGCCAAGGGTGGCAGAGACCTTGGAAGGCAACGCTGAAAGGCTGCAGGCTCCGTGTGTCGCTGAACCTCACAAGCCGGAGCCCCTTGAGAGCACAAAGGCATGCTTTGGTCCTTCCACAGAAATTCTTGGGAAGGAGGCTTCTTCTGTGCAGAGAGGAGACACTCTGAGCCTGCCCACGGTTCCTGccaaaggagagcctcccctgcAGGTGGAAGGCCCTTCCAGGCTTGGGATGGATGCAAAAGCAGGTGAATCCAGCAGCGTGGAAGTGATGAGTGATGACAGATTAATGTTGCAGTCCAAAAGCAAACAGAAGGAATCGTCTGAGGAAGAAGAGCGGAAACACCAGGCTCAGCAGAACAAGCAAGGGAGCCCTGCCAGTTTGGGGGGAATAACTCCCTTGGGGGAAAGCACAGAGTCAGGAGGACCCCCTCTCAAGGACCTGCACCCTGATTTCCAGACCAGCAAGAATGATGAGGACAAGCCTTCAGTCACAGTTCAGAAAGTGGGCCCAGCTCCTTGGGGAGAAGGCTtgccaaaggagaaggaggaggaaaagggcaaTGTGGCTGGCAAAGAAGTCACCATCTTTCCTGCTGAAGTCCCAGCTGCCGAAAAGAACAAGGGAGGAGACTCCCCAGAGAAACCCAAGCAAAGAAGCCCTGTCGCCTGGGAGTCTCTGCCAACATTGGGCCCCTTGGGGGCACTTTCGTCCCCAAAGGCAAAGGAGAGCAGTGCCGCCAAAAGTGAAACGCTTGATGATGGGTCTGCAGAAACACTCCACTTCTCGGAAACGAAGCCTGACTCAGCCAAGCCCCTTCCTCCTGCTGAGCCCATTGAGGGTCTGAAAGTGCCTTTCACCGACACCAACAAGGGAGCCTGCCCCAGCCCTTTGGAAGAGCCAGCTGGGCTCCTGCCCAGGACCGGGAGTGACCAGGCCAAGAAGAGGGGCAGCGACGGGAAAAGCAAGAGGGGGAAGAACCACTCGGAGCAGCGAGCGTTCCTTTTGGATGGCAAGGCCAATTCCAGCAAGGCCCCAGGTGCCCAGGAAGCTGAGTTGGTGGCCAAAAGCATCGAGGTGGGCTTCTCCAGTGCCGTGGAAAACAAAACCCCTCTTAGCTCTGGAGGGCTGGCAGAGAAGCCCAAGAAAAGGAACagtgaagggaagggaaaaagatCTGCCGAGAAAAGTTCCCTTGGGCCTTCCTTCTTCCTGGACATGGGGAATGGCTCGGGGCAAATCCAGTTTGAAGGGAGCAGCCCTGAACAGACCACAGGCCATGGGAGAGCCGGGACTGGTCTCTTCGCTGCCAGCCAGCCATTGGAAACTGCTGGAGATGCAGCAAAGCTGCAAAATGTCACAACTGCACCTGGAGGGGAAAAGGCATCGAAGGCTGCAACCAGACCGACCGAGGAGTGGCTTGACTTCCCTCCCTCAGCATATCCCTTCATCTCGGAAATGCCAGGTAAAGAGTCAGGGCACCCTGCACTTCTTGAGGAGAGTGCCCAGGCCAAGGGGTCTGCCATACTGGATACAGGCGAAAGGCTCCCCATTTTAGAGAGTCCCCCCACCCTGGATCCCGTGTCGCTGTTTCCAATGAGCAAACCCAAAAAGAGGGGCAGTGACGGGAGAAGCAAGAGGGCTGGGAGAAGTCCGTTGGAGCAGCCATTCCTCTTGGAGACGCTTGATCTGAATCAGCCCACCAAGGGTGCTGGGATAAGCAAAGAAATGGGCCCTGCTGGTAAAGATTTGCTATCTGGGGCAGCCCCATTGCTGGAACCATCTTGTGAAAGTCAGGCACTGCTTCCTGCTACAAAACAGATGGAGACACCCAAGGGAAAGAAGAGTGAGGCCTTGAGCATGGCTACAGAAAGCAGTGGCTCTGAGCAGCCTCCCGCTTCTGATTGGAAAACGCTCGGTTTCAAGCCAGAGAAGATGACTAAAGTCACTGAAAAAGGGCAGGAAACCAAGCCTGGGTTGGAGGTGGAAAATGTAATAGATACCCTGAAATTGCACGCTGAGCTTGTGGCGGAAGAGCCAAAGGGGCAGACTGTGGAAGGGCAAGGACATCAAGCTCATAGCATTTTGGAGGCAAAGCCAGAGCCAGTTAAACTCGTGAGTGTGGATCATAAGATGGTTGCAAGTGAAAACGCAAAGGCAAAAGAATTGGAGCATCTCTTGGAGCATTCAAAAGCTGCTGGCCCAGCCACTGTTGGATCACTTCTCAATGAAGCTCCTGTAGGTTCGGGAgagggaaaaggcagaaaagaTGAGTTGTGTTTGGAAGAACCCTTTCTTTTGGGGGCCAAGGAAGAAGCCGGTCGGGATTTGGAAGTTGAAAGAGAGGCAAATTCAAAAGACCTCTCTTCCCCCAGATGCAACAAGGAGGAAAGAGGCAGCGGCTCAGAGTTTGCAAACAAACAGGATCTCACCAGCACGAGGCCCATCAAACGTGGCAATGACCGGAAAGGCAAAAAGGCTGCCAGTGGCCCTGCGCGGTCCGTGACCCTTCAGGCAAAGGCAGAACCCAGCAAAGGGCCAGGGTCAGAGTATCCCATAGCGGAAACTGAGTTCATGGATGAGAACAGAAACATTAAGGGCCTTCCTCCAGGGCATCGGATGCACTGGGAGGAGAATACAGAACGCTTTTTTGGACCCTTCGCTCCATCAGTCACTCTTAAGGAAAGTCAAGGACTGGGCTGCCCTTTCCTAGAGGGCAAGTTGGATGGTGACCCAAGCAAGGGACAGGTTTTCCTTCCTGAAATGCCAAAGGATGCCAGCAAAAGTGAGCGGAAGGATCAGCAGGAACTCCAAGAGAATTTGGCAAAGCTGGAAGGTCCTGAGGCTCCAGTGGAGGCTTCCCTTTTGATGAAAGCAGGTGATGAAaccagagagaagaggaagagaggtaAGCGGCCCCCACTGGATAGACTCCCCACACCGGAGGCTGGAGCAGGGAAGGATCTGGCCACCTCTTCAGTTCCAGCAGAAAGTGGAGGAGAACAACTCGTGCAGGACTCCGGGCATGGTCTAGCCAAACTGCCAGTGGAGGGGGTGCCAAAGATGGTTGCTGCTGCAACAGAAGGAGGCAGCTTTTCTGGAGTAGGTTCCAACATCCCTCCTGTGGAGTTGCCATCCCTTTGGGAGAGCAAGAAAGAAGCGGCCACGCTTGAGGCCCTGACTGCTGCCCTCGTGGGTGGTAGTGCCGAAGTGTTAGCAGAAAGTAAGGAAGGAGCAGCAGACCAGGAGGCCTTTGGATGTCTTGATGGCTCAGGAAGTCAGGCCCAGGCAGATAAGGCCCCAGAGGATGCACACGCAGAGGAAGCACCTCCTGCTAACAAACCCAGAGACCTCTCTGAGCATCTGGAGCCTGATGATGATGTGAAGGAGCCAACACTCAGCCCACCAGCCCAGGCAGCCAGCAAGGAGGACGCCAGTCATTTGCAGAAGGCGCTTGAGCCGAAAGAAGCACAGAGTCCTGAGTTTGACGCCGGGGAGGGCTCCGTCTTGATCCAGCAGGCTGACCAAGTGGAAAAAGAGCCCAAAAAGGAGGCCAGAGCCAAAGCCCCTCCACCAATGAAAGGCTACATGAGACCCACCAAGTCAAGAGGGCTCCCTCCTCCGCCACAGAGGGTCACGGTGAGCCAGCCGGGCAGGAGAAGGCCGGGCCAAGCTGACAGCACAGCCTCCCTGCACAGGCAAGAGAAAGGTGTGTGTTTGCAACTGTGGCCTGCCTGCCTACCAGCAATAATGCATACTACAGCTTGTGTGTGGGAGTTTGCTCCATGTTGGCAGGTTGGCATGAGCACCTAACTGTTAATCCTGCGCCCAGCGCACAAATGGTACCCGGCATGACTGTGTATGGCTGTTTTTTGCCTCCAAAGAGCCTGTTTGATTCTGCTTGCCTGTTTTCACGGCACTAACGGCCAGATTTGGAAGAACTGACATTGTGAGCCAAGCTCCGTAGCTTCTCTGTGTGCTTCTCCTTGTTTATGTGTTGGGTACACCTATTCACTTGGGTTACAGACTGGGAGCTGCTTGGCCCCTCGTTTCATGACGTCTTCCCTTTACCTGAGGCTGAGGCCTTGGTGTGCTCAGGCACACACATTTACACATTTAGTCCCTAGACCAAAGCCTCTCAACTGAATCCCCTTTTGTCCTCGTAGGGTTGCTGATCTGTGGGGGGAGCAGCGTGCAGCCAAGTGTTTAAGAGGCTCTTGTGGGATGTCTGAGGAAAGTGGGAGGGTTATTAGGAATCCCCTTCCAAGTGGACTTCTCGAAATAGTGATCGACCATGCCGGAAGGGGGCAATCTTCCCGAGATGAAGGGAACTGTCAAGGGATGATCACTGCATATCCTGAAAGGTGTCTGCTCAACATTATTTCCATACCAATAGACAcaaatacatatgtatatatgcatatatgtgtatactctAAACGACAGAGTGGGCCTGACCATCATTGTCGACACTGTGCCGGTCATTTGAACTATTTGGGTTGTGTAGTCTTTACCAAGTTACATGTTACTAAGGGTTTTTAAACCAGTTTTACAACCAATataatttctttctttaaagCATTAGTTTGCATCCACTTTGTAAACATTAGCCAGCGCTGGTGTTTTCCCTAAAGCACGTTTAATTGGGCAGGGTTCAACGGTGCTTTGGGAAACAGAGAGAATGCATGGGCTCTGGACCTACTGGGTCCTTCTGATCAGCTTCCAGATCCCGTACCCCATTGGTTTCTGGGGCCCCTTTCCTGGTTGATGGGTTGGTGCCACTCAGCAGAATTTGGTTGCCTTGGTTTGCATGGAGGACTCTGGACCGACTAATAAAAGTTGGAGTGATGCTGGCCTGAATGTTTTGCTGTGGTTTTGTGGATGTCGTGTATCATTCATGAGGGTTGCGTAACCTGCATCCTAGTTCTATTTTGGGGCAAGTGCTGTT containing:
- the LOC132779080 gene encoding microtubule-associated protein 2-like isoform X2, encoding MADFDHNLSLADALTEPPPQIEEEVKRDFMATLEAEKFDDVIGEKVDKTDYVPLLDDDDPKAPGSQEGKAKPHADNASAERKSASGPAAVVENGDHGVDGSRKVSIGKIMDEKMSCQEFLDRNDSWTMEDRGHCFESQPAFKPMDVTEPFKMNREDVLSDLLLLPQEMMNVPPFGGYFGAPSEESPAPFGVSGVPEQPHLLGAPHSPAHVFDPLSFLGGDTGAETRLNQNQAAPAQVVGPPEDFWMGAQHFMGGQGAPFFEPPVPSQIPDMAAMHGLGSPSAGLADFMGQPKLSPLAAPFSPAGAGPAPSVDELVGFEPSFSHKSLPPKESPAGSPEATGTKEPKAKATDATSPGAGSSPGLGNPGGSNPLPGQNKEKEEGCLSPSKEDAGKPSSSQKSEESKAPLGLAVEEKAAPAQHLGQKEEESKPSLALFTKETESKLPSPKAEEPKQTEKANEAKSTPTEKASPAQKVEEPKASPPKQAEKAEEDKAAPAPKHIEKVEESKSPSDPKHPEKPEESKSPSGAKQAEKPEESKAVPRAEAKTPSSPSPQAEQFLGLEKPEEKSKKAPAVSPEKPEEPKQTPPPPAKPVEHPPEPAALKEAVSPGESKAKEAKETAPEKPAPTPLEAAKAKEAPAPCPEKPPEVAPEKASPEPAGAPSVQVRQAHKPSDHHRFSRTKSARVTVADAPEEPLVGFPAQKSHDRGGDPSFMAEYGPPAGTSPRSRASPRKAASQPLESGEAPRDVLREAWDLEASAALKKKKKKPKQKRTQQQPRVAETLEGNAERLQAPCVAEPHKPEPLESTKACFGPSTEILGKEASSVQRGDTLSLPTVPAKGEPPLQVEGPSRLGMDAKAGESSSVEVMSDDRLMLQSKSKQKESSEEEERKHQAQQNKQGSPASLGGITPLGESTESGGPPLKDLHPDFQTSKNDEDKPSVTVQKVGPAPWGEGLPKEKEEEKGNVAGKEVTIFPAEVPAAEKNKGGDSPEKPKQRSPVAWESLPTLGPLGALSSPKAKESSAAKSETLDDGSAETLHFSETKPDSAKPLPPAEPIEGLKVPFTDTNKGACPSPLEEPAGLLPRTGSDQAKKRGSDGKSKRGKNHSEQRAFLLDGKANSSKAPGAQEAELVAKSIEVGFSSAVENKTPLSSGGLAEKPKKRNSEGKGKRSAEKSSLGPSFFLDMGNGSGQIQFEGSSPEQTTGHGRAGTGLFAASQPLETAGDAAKLQNVTTAPGGEKASKAATRPTEEWLDFPPSAYPFISEMPGKESGHPALLEESAQAKGSAILDTGERLPILESPPTLDPVSLFPMSKPKKRGSDGRSKRAGRSPLEQPFLLETLDLNQPTKGAGISKEMGPAGKDLLSGAAPLLEPSCESQALLPATKQMETPKGKKSEALSMATESSGSEQPPASDWKTLGFKPEKMTKVTEKGQETKPGLEVENVIDTLKLHAELVAEEPKGQTVEGQGHQAHSILEAKPEPVKLVSVDHKMVASENAKAKELEHLLEHSKAAGPATVGSLLNEAPVGSGEGKGRKDELCLEEPFLLGAKEEAGRDLEVEREANSKDLSSPRCNKEERGSGSEFANKQDLTSTRPIKRGNDRKGKKAASGPARSVTLQAKAEPSKGPGSEYPIAETEFMDENRNIKGLPPGHRMHWEENTERFFGPFAPSVTLKESQGLGCPFLEGKLDGDPSKGQVFLPEMPKDASKSERKDQQELQENLAKLEGPEAPVEASLLMKAGDETREKRKRGKRPPLDRLPTPEAGAGKDLATSSVPAESGGEQLVQDSGHGLAKLPVEGVPKMVAAATEGGSFSGVGSNIPPVELPSLWESKKEAATLEALTAALVGGSAEVLAESKEGAADQEAFGCLDGSGSQAQADKAPEDAHAEEAPPANKPRDLSEHLEPDDDVKEPTLSPPAQAASKEDASHLQKALEPKEAQSPEFDAGEGSVLIQQADQVEKEPKKEARAKAPPPMKGYMRPTKSRGLPPPPQRVTVSQPGRRRPGQADSTASLHRQEKAKPEEVKPATEVATANDVTAPPSKELPPSPDKKAKTPASTPAAKPAAAAKAKPAATATPGTKRPASATPGPNKKATSPTAGPAASPATAAAPKRPATSAARPSTLTPKDSKPKGTDVKSLDKRTSPSKPPSATTPRPNAKSSPAAPRPSTALSATKTDAKPSDAKKTTTKSPSADLSRPKSAPASAAPSLATGGAAATSRPKAKPAVPKASGMANAAADAKKASTFKAAAPKTSPAPKPPRPPTSISAPDLKNVRSKIGSTDNIKYQPGGGKAKVERKADSAGAARKPELNAASKPAPTKTALSKEGAPKQPNGKVQIVSKKANYSHVQSKCGSKDNIKHVPGGGNVQILNKKIDLSKVSSKCGSKANIKHKPGGGDVKIENQKLNFKEKAQAKVGSLDNVGHIPAGGTVKIESHKLTFREKAKARTDHGVDSTTVVSNNNHHHPPVFSGGTSPRRSTSVSESLGSVASSSLPPPPPLPPWQAPPSEDETSAALSQQGL
- the LOC132779080 gene encoding microtubule-associated protein 2-like isoform X6, encoding MADFDHNLSLADALTEPPPQIEEEVKRDFMATLEAEKFDDVIGEKVDKTDYVPLLDDDDPKAPGSQEGKAKPHADNASAERKSASGPAAVVENGDHGVDGSRKVSIGKIMDEKMSCQEFLDRNDSWTMEDRGHCFESQPAFKPMDVTAPFGVSGVPEQPHLLGAPHSPAHVFDPLSFLGGDTGAETRLNQNQAAPAQVVGPPEDFWMGAQHFMGGQGAPFFEPPVPSQIPDMAAMHGLGSPSAGLADFMGQPKLSPLAAPFSPAGAGPAPSVDELVGFEPSFSHKSLPPKESPAGSPEATGTKEPKAKATDATSPGAGSSPGLGNPGGSNPLPGQNKEKEEGCLSPSKEDAGKPSSSQKSEESKAPLGLAVEEKAAPAQHLGQKEEESKPSLALFTKETESKLPSPKAEEPKQTEKANEAKSTPTEKASPAQKVEEPKASPPKQAEKAEEDKAAPAPKHIEKVEESKSPSDPKHPEKPEESKSPSGAKQAEKPEESKAVPRAEAKTPSSPSPQAEQFLGLEKPEEKSKKAPAVSPEKPEEPKQTPPPPAKPVEHPPEPAALKEAVSPGESKAKEAKETAPEKPAPTPLEAAKAKEAPAPCPEKPPEVAPEKASPEPAGAPSVQVRQAHKPSDHHRFSRTKSARVTVADAPEEPLVGFPAQKSHDRGGDPSFMAEYGPPAGTSPRSRASPRKAASQPLESGEAPRDVLREAWDLEASAALKKKKKKPKQKRTQQQPRVAETLEGNAERLQAPCVAEPHKPEPLESTKACFGPSTEILGKEASSVQRGDTLSLPTVPAKGEPPLQVEGPSRLGMDAKAGESSSVEVMSDDRLMLQSKSKQKESSEEEERKHQAQQNKQGSPASLGGITPLGESTESGGPPLKDLHPDFQTSKNDEDKPSVTVQKVGPAPWGEGLPKEKEEEKGNVAGKEVTIFPAEVPAAEKNKGGDSPEKPKQRSPVAWESLPTLGPLGALSSPKAKESSAAKSETLDDGSAETLHFSETKPDSAKPLPPAEPIEGLKVPFTDTNKGACPSPLEEPAGLLPRTGSDQAKKRGSDGKSKRGKNHSEQRAFLLDGKANSSKAPGAQEAELVAKSIEVGFSSAVENKTPLSSGGLAEKPKKRNSEGKGKRSAEKSSLGPSFFLDMGNGSGQIQFEGSSPEQTTGHGRAGTGLFAASQPLETAGDAAKLQNVTTAPGGEKASKAATRPTEEWLDFPPSAYPFISEMPGKESGHPALLEESAQAKGSAILDTGERLPILESPPTLDPVSLFPMSKPKKRGSDGRSKRAGRSPLEQPFLLETLDLNQPTKGAGISKEMGPAGKDLLSGAAPLLEPSCESQALLPATKQMETPKGKKSEALSMATESSGSEQPPASDWKTLGFKPEKMTKVTEKGQETKPGLEVENVIDTLKLHAELVAEEPKGQTVEGQGHQAHSILEAKPEPVKLVSVDHKMVASENAKAKELEHLLEHSKAAGPATVGSLLNEAPVGSGEGKGRKDELCLEEPFLLGAKEEAGRDLEVEREANSKDLSSPRCNKEERGSGSEFANKQDLTSTRPIKRGNDRKGKKAASGPARSVTLQAKAEPSKGPGSEYPIAETEFMDENRNIKGLPPGHRMHWEENTERFFGPFAPSVTLKESQGLGCPFLEGKLDGDPSKGQVFLPEMPKDASKSERKDQQELQENLAKLEGPEAPVEASLLMKAGDETREKRKRGKRPPLDRLPTPEAGAGKDLATSSVPAESGGEQLVQDSGHGLAKLPVEGVPKMVAAATEGGSFSGVGSNIPPVELPSLWESKKEAATLEALTAALVGGSAEVLAESKEGAADQEAFGCLDGSGSQAQADKAPEDAHAEEAPPANKPRDLSEHLEPDDDVKEPTLSPPAQAASKEDASHLQKALEPKEAQSPEFDAGEGSVLIQQADQVEKEPKKEARAKAPPPMKGYMRPTKSRGLPPPPQRVTVSQPGRRRPGQADSTASLHRQEKAKPEEVKPATEVATANDVTAPPSKELPPSPDKKAKTPASTPAAKPAAAAKAKPAATATPGTKRPASATPGPNKKATSPTAGPAASPATAAAPKRPATSAARPSTLTPKDSKPKGTDVKSLDKRTSPSKPPSATTPRPNAKSSPAAPRPSTALSATKTDAKPSDAKKTTTKSPSADLSRPKSAPASAAPSLATGGAAATSRPKAKPAVPKASGMANAAADAKKASTFKAAAPKTSPAPKPPRPPTSISAPDLKNVRSKIGSTDNIKYQPGGGKAKVERKADSAGAARKPELNAASKPAPTKTALSKEGAPKQPNGKVQIVSKKANYSHVQSKCGSKDNIKHVPGGGNVPIAPKPATGHHSQPSTGPRPSQGSTNVQILNKKIDLSKVSSKCGSKANIKHKPGGGDVKIENQKLNFKEKAQAKVGSLDNVGHIPAGGTVKIESHKLTFREKAKARTDHGVDSTTVVSNNNHHHPPVFSGGTSPRRSTSVSESLGSVASSSLPPPPPLPPWQAPPSEDETSAALSQQGL
- the LOC132779080 gene encoding microtubule-associated protein 2-like isoform X9; this translates as MADFDHNLSLADALTEPPPQIEEEVKRDFMATLEAEKFDDVIGEKVDKTDYVPLLDDDDPKAPGSQEGKAKPHADNASAERKSASGPAAVVENGDHGVDGSRKVSIGKIMDEKMSCQEFLDRNDSWTMEDRGHCFESQPAFKPMDVTEPFKMNREDVLSDLLLLPQEMMNVPPFGGYFGAPSEESPAPFGVSGVPEQPHLLGAPHSPAHVFDPLSFLGGDTGAETRLNQNQAAPAQVVGPPEDFWMGAQHFMGGQGAPFFEPPVPSQIPDMAAMHGLGSPSAGLADFMGQPKLSPLAAPFSPAGAGPAPSVDELVGFEPSFSHKSLPPKESPAGSPEATGTKEPKAKATDATSPGAGSSPGLGNPGGSNPLPGQNKEKEEGCLSPSKEDAGKPSSSQKSEESKAPLGLAVEEKAAPAQHLGQKEEESKPSLALFTKETESKLPSPKAEEPKQTEKANEAKSTPTEKASPAQKVEEPKASPPKQAEKAEEDKAAPAPKHIEKVEESKSPSDPKHPEKPEESKSPSGAKQAEKPEESKAVPRAEAKTPSSPSPQAEQFLGLEKPEEKSKKAPAVSPEKPEEPKQTPPPPAKPVEHPPEPAALKEAVSPGESKAKEAKETAPEKPAPTPLEAAKAKEAPAPCPEKPPEVAPEKASPEPAGAPSVQVRQAHKPSDHHRFSRTKSARVTVADAPEEPLVGFPAQKSHDRGGDPSFMAEYGPPAGTSPRSRASPRKAASQPLESGEAPRDVLREAWDLEASAALKKKKKKPKQKRTQQQPRVAETLEGNAERLQAPCVAEPHKPEPLESTKACFGPSTEILGKEASSVQRGDTLSLPTVPAKGEPPLQVEGPSRLGMDAKAGESSSVEVMSDDRLMLQSKSKQKESSEEEERKHQAQQNKQGSPASLGGITPLGESTESGGPPLKDLHPDFQTSKNDEDKPSVTVQKVGPAPWGEGLPKEKEEEKGNVAGKEVTIFPAEVPAAEKNKGGDSPEKPKQRSPVAWESLPTLGPLGALSSPKAKESSAAKSETLDDGSAETLHFSETKPDSAKPLPPAEPIEGLKVPFTDTNKGACPSPLEEPAGLLPRTGSDQAKKRGSDGKSKRGKNHSEQRAFLLDGKANSSKAPGAQEAELVAKSIEVGFSSAVENKTPLSSGGLAEKPKKRNSEGKGKRSAEKSSLGPSFFLDMGNGSGQIQFEGSSPEQTTGHGRAGTGLFAASQPLETAGDAAKLQNVTTAPGGEKASKAATRPTEEWLDFPPSAYPFISEMPGKESGHPALLEESAQAKGSAILDTGERLPILESPPTLDPVSLFPMSKPKKRGSDGRSKRAGRSPLEQPFLLETLDLNQPTKGAGISKEMGPAGKDLLSGAAPLLEPSCESQALLPATKQMETPKGKKSEALSMATESSGSEQPPASDWKTLGFKPEKMTKVTEKGQETKPGLEVENVIDTLKLHAELVAEEPKGQTVEGQGHQAHSILEAKPEPVKLVSVDHKMVASENAKAKELEHLLEHSKAAGPATVGSLLNEAPVGSGEGKGRKDELCLEEPFLLGAKEEAGRDLEVEREANSKDLSSPRCNKEERGSGSEFANKQDLTSTRPIKRGNDRKGKKAASGPARSVTLQAKAEPSKGPGSEYPIAETEFMDENRNIKGLPPGHRMHWEENTERFFGPFAPSVTLKESQGLGCPFLEGKLDGDPSKGQVFLPEMPKDASKSERKDQQELQENLAKLEGPEAPVEASLLMKAGDETREKRKRGKRPPLDRLPTPEAGAGKDLATSSVPAESGGEQLVQDSGHGLAKLPVEGVPKMVAAATEGGSFSGVGSNIPPVELPSLWESKKEAATLEALTAALVGGSAEVLAESKEGAADQEAFGCLDGSGSQAQADKAPEDAHAEEAPPANKPRDLSEHLEPDDDVKEPTLSPPAQAASKEDASHLQKALEPKEAQSPEFDAGEGSVLIQQADQVEKEPKKEARAKAPPPMKGYMRPTKSRGLPPPPQRVTVSQPGRRRPGQADSTASLHRQEKAKPEEVKPATEVATANDVTAPPSKELPPSPDKKAKTPASTPAAKPAAAAKAKPAATATPGTKRPASATPGPNKKATSPTAGPAASPATAAAPKRPATSAARPSTLTPKDSKPKGTDVKSLDKRTSPSKPPSATTPRPNAKSSPAAPRPSTALSATKTDAKPSDAKKTTTKSPSADLSRPKSAPASAAPSLATGGAAATSRPKAKPAVPKASGMANAAADAKKASTFKAAAPKTSPAPKPPRPPTSISAPDLKNVRSKIGSTDNIKYQPGGGKVPIAPKPATGHHSQPSTGPRPSQGSTNVQILNKKIDLSKVSSKCGSKANIKHKPGGGDVKIENQKLNFKEKAQAKVGSLDNVGHIPAGGTVKIESHKLTFREKAKARTDHGVDSTTVVSNNNHHHPPVFSGGTSPRRSTSVSESLGSVASSSLPPPPPLPPWQAPPSEDETSAALSQQGL